In one window of Oryza sativa Japonica Group chromosome 9, ASM3414082v1 DNA:
- the RTFL2 gene encoding small polypeptide ROTUNDIFOLIA LIKE 2 gives MKIEGRRGQMGRLNRAFREKRARFYIFRRCVIMLLRWSD, from the coding sequence ATGAAGATTGAAGGCCGAAGGGGGCAGATGGGGAGGCTCAACAGAGCTTTCAGGGAGAAGAGAGCTAGGTTCTACATCTTCCGCCGCTGCGTCATCATGTTGCTCCGCTGGAGCGATTGA
- the LOC107275295 gene encoding probable NAD(P)H dehydrogenase subunit CRR3, chloroplastic, translating to MATAASCCCRRHLAVAAPRAPRLAAAAAVVLASSASGAAAGEPVRRIRRRAPGPQPTQPLKSAPPTQPSVAEVRRAIGLGDDDPSASSRRGERQSAFMELIASTPIGQPEGHAERRLREAAEWVVDTTEDRACQAQKSLLLLCMKIFPLWLLLLSIALGIIKLPFDIPGLDNLLM from the exons atggccaccgccgcctcctgctgctgccgccgccacctcgccgtcgccgcgccccgcgccccgcgcctcgccgccgccgccgccgtcgtcttggcctcctccgcctccggtgCCGCCGCGGGGGAGCCCGtccgccgcatccgccgtcgCGCGCCTGGCCCGCAGCCGACCCAGCCCCTCAAGTCGGCCCCACCCACCCAGCCGTCCGTCGCGGAGGTGCGGCGCGCCATCGGCCTCGGCGATGACGACCCTTCGGCGTCCTCCCGCCGCGGGGAGAGGCAGTCCGCGTTCATGGAGCTCATCGCGTCCACACCGATCGGGCAGCCGGAGGGCCacgccgagcgccgcctccgGGAGGCCGCCGAGTGGGTCGTCGACACCACCGAGGACCGCGCCTGCCAAG CACAAAAGTCCCTGTTGCTGCTGTGCATGAAGATCTTTCCTCTGTGGCTGCTCCTCCTGTCTATTGCCCTCGGCATTATAAAGCTACCATTTGATATTCCTGGTCTGGATAATCTCCTAATGTAA